In the genome of Lathyrus oleraceus cultivar Zhongwan6 chromosome 4, CAAS_Psat_ZW6_1.0, whole genome shotgun sequence, the window ATTCAACTTGATGACTAAATTAAGATTTCTTAAATTCCACGTTCCCTCGGGTAAGAAGAAATTGGGCACGGTGCATCTTCCTAAAAATATTATGCCGTTTTTTGACAAATTGACATACCTTGAGTGGAACGGGTATCCCTTGAAGTCTCTCCCACAACCTTTTCGTGCTGACCAGTTGATTCAGATTTGTTTGCCAAACAGCAACATTGAACATCTTTGGTTCGGGATGCAGGTATGTGTTCGGTGCACTTACACTAATTCATTTAGATTGTAGGGTTCTTTCTTCGACTTTTAGGCACACGAAAATGAGAGAAATGATTTAATAATGTTAGCCCTCCCATGCTGTTTTGTTTACTTCCCTTGCATGGTGCGAAAATAAATGGATGCTTGGAAGgctattttaaataaaatttgaaaTGTCTTCTTGAATTATTACAGGAACTTGTGAATTTAGAGGCAGTCGACCTAAGTGAGTGCAAAGAGTTGATCGACCTTCCTGATTTGTCGAGGGCATTAAAATTAAAACAGTTGCGCCTTTCTGGCTGTGAAAATTTAAGTGAAGTTCAGGCTTCTTCTTTTTCTAAGGACACACTTGATACTTTGCTACTGGATAGGTGCACAAAATTGCAAAGTCTTATGGGTGAGAAGCATTTAACATCTCTAGCAAATTTCAGTGTCAAAGGCTGCTTAAGTCTGAAGGAGTTTTCGTTGTCTTCAGATTCAATAAGAAGGTTGGATTTAAGCAATACAGGAATCGAAATATTGCACCCATCAATCGGTGGTATGAACAAGCTTTATTCGTTGAATCTAGAAGGTTTAAATCTAACAAATCTACCGATTGAATTGTCTCGCTTGAGATCACTTACTGAACTTCGGGTTTCAAAGTGTAGTGTAGTAACTAAATCAAAGTTAAAAGCCCTTTTTGATGGTCTGGGCTCATTAACATTATTACACTTGAAAGACTGTTGTAACTTGTTTGAACTCCCTGCAAACATTAGTTCCTTGTCATCATTGCATGAATTGAAACTAGATGGAAGCAGTGTGGAAGGGTTGCCTGCTAGCATCATGTACCTCTCAGAGCTAGAAGTACAGTCTTTAGACAATTGCAGTAAGCTTCGATGTCTGCCAGAACTTCCTTCAAGCATCAAAGAGTTTCAAGCCGACAACTGCACCTCGTTAATGACAGTATCCACTTTGAAGACTTTTTCAATAAACATGATTGGACAGAAAAAATACATTTCATTTCAGAATAGTATTAAGATGGAATTTGATGGACCCTCCCTTGCCCGCATTACGGAAGATGCCATGTTTACAATGAAAAGTGCTGCCTTTCACAATGTATTAGTGAGAGTGTACCGATACCAAACCCACAGCTACAATTATAACAGCGCCGGGGTTTGTCTGCCAGGACACAGAGTTCCAAGTCAGTTCAAACACCGATCAACCAAATATTCCTCCGTAACTATCAACATTTCCAACTCGGTGGGCTTCATTTTCTCAGTTGTTGTTACTCCATCTAAGATAACACAACATGAATACTTTGTTGGAATCCTATGTCAATGCTATTCGGAAGATGGAAGGAGGGAGGTGGGATATAAGTCTAGCTGGAATCATAAACCGGTTTCAAATTTGAACATGGATCACGTTTTTGTATGGTATGATCCATACCATTCTGACAGCATACTTGGAAGGGATGAACAAAAGCTTTCTTTTAAATTCCACATCACAACTTATACAAGTAGCGGCAGAGAACTTGGCGGCCTTGTAAGTATCAAAGAGTGTGGCGTTTGTCCAATCTACTACTCAGAAAGTAAGAGGGTTTTAGGCACAGGGAATTTAGACAAGGGCTTAGAATTAGAGTTGTATCAGGAAATTGAATTTGAGAGATTAGGTGAAGGCTATGATGAGGGAGAAGGCATTGACATTGAATCAAATGAAATAGGTGATGACAAGGAAGGCATTTACATACAGAACCAAAAGTTGGACTTGAATGAAAATTGTTACCGTCCATATGACTGTTTAATTGGTATGAAACTTTTCAAATTCGTTCACAGATGTTATATGTTATCTTTCTTTCGTTGTTTTTCTTTTACAATCCAATACTCCATTATTTAATCCTTTTGTTTCCTTTGATTAGATAGTCATTTTTTTTCTGTCAAACTCACCATTTCTTTTTCTGTAGTCTCTAAAGATGTTCAGGCACATGACAATCCtcaagaaaaagaaaatttgaaaGATGATGATAATTCCAAAGAAACGATGAAATCTGAGATTCTTCATAACAGTACTTCTTTGAAGtctggagaggaaactgaaacTTCTTCCAACAAACGAAAACAATTTGAGAAGGAGGAAGATTCTACAGGAGGAAGTTCTGATGTAGAATTGTCTATCAATAAAGTAATTAAGGTAATACCAGTTAAAGATGTTCCCAACAAATTAAATCCAAATTCCTCAATGGCTGCTGAGAGTTCTTCAAGTAAGCCTTCTTCTTCAGAGGGGCCATTAAGAAGAATTGAAGAGGACTCTTCAAAATTAAAGAAATGCAGTACTTCGGAATGTTCTCCTGTCGATTATTCTGAATATAAGAGAATCCTTGAAGAAGACCCTCTGGAAATCTTGGAGAAACTCTTATCGGATGAACTCGGTCGTTCTTCACAGGCTTCTCACTCTTCAACACAAGCAGAAGCTACTGAAATTAGGAAAGAGTCGATTGAGACGCTGCTTGATGAATTAAGGCAATTGGCTTTTTCGAGGAACTTGCTGAAAAATCTACCCAATGATGTGACCCTTGAAGAAGAGGTGAAAGCTTTACTACTTAAACTCAATTTTAGAGCTAATGAGCTTTCTGAGAAACAAAGTTCTGGTATTGCTGATTTCACCACAATCTTTAATGAGGCCACAGTCAATATTGACGAAGGAAAACGGAGCAATGTTACTCTTCAACAACTTAATGTGGACCATAAAGATTCAATATCAAAGCTTCAAGCATCTAAAATCAAGATAAGGAAGTTCGAAGAGTCCATCATTGCTGGTGAGGATAAGATTAAGGCCATGGATATTGAAATTGAAGATATTAAAGCGCAGATTTTTTTGCTCGAGGAAAAAGCGCGGAAGGTTCAACAAGAGAAGTCACAGTTAGAGGATGCCTGCTGGAAATGTAAAGAGAAGAGAAGTGAAATTTTGGAAGAAGCTAAGTATGTAGCATCTAAGACCATACAAACCCGCGAGAAGATTGATAATGTCAAAAAAAAGAAGCTGGAGTTGGATTCTAACTATGATGTGCTTGAAGGACATTATGCCATAATGAGACTATCACCTCCTTTTTAGAATTCACATTATTATGCTTCTTATTTCCTATCTCTTTGAATAATTTATGAAGAATAAACAGTAAGAACAATTTCAAAAATATATGTTTGGTAAGGACATGTTATTTCAATTTGCCTAGTGGTTGTGTTGTTTTATGCAAACATTCGGATGCGGTTTCTTAGATATTTTGTCCAAACTATTTCTTTTACTCTACTGCATGCATGTAAGTGAATAAGTTTTATTTTGTTAAAAATTATTGATAGATAGATTTAGCATCTTGCATTCTACTACGTTGCTTCACCACAAGTAACTAGATTAAGGTAAAAACAACTTTTTTTTTAACAATCCTAACAATTAATTTTTTTACTTCACCAAAATCTTTCATCTCAAATTTACCATTTAAGATCTCTTTAAATCTACCGATTTTACCTCTAGTAAAATATTATCAACATATACAAGAGGGGTAAAAAGTGACTTTCTCATTCCTCTCTACACAGCTATCATAATTACTTCTTACAAAACCATGCTTAAAAAAATCCATCTTAACATACAAAGTTGCTTTGGAATTTATTTCAATCCAACAAAAATTTTTTCAACAAAATTTTCAAGTAGTCTTCAAACAAGAAAGttgttttgacatccatctaTTACAACTAAAGATTATACTAATTTATAATTGTCATAAGTATCCTTATAGAAAAATGATTCGTAAATTTATGTGTTTGACAAGTATAAtagattttgatgatgacaaagaGAATAAAGAAAAATGATCATAAACATTTAGAGATGTCAACGAGGCATGGAATATGCGGAGGAGGATTCCCCACTCCCTGCCCAACCCCCAATTTTTTTCCCATCCCCATCCTCGATCTCCACCACGTGGGAAAGTTTTCATATCCCTATCCCCAGAGATTCCCGCGAATCCCACGAAAATCTACGAAAATCGAATCTTAAGAAAATTTCTATacttttttttcaaaattatGACACTAgtatttctttatttttttcctttttaaaAAGACACATATATTATGCATCTTTCTTTAAAAAAAACACACATCTTACgtcaataataaaaaaaaatgtaaaaGCACTTGTATTTGCTAATATTTCTTTTTCTATCAAAAAATAAATATCCAAAAGCACAAGCCTAAGAAAATAAAAGTTATAAATCTCACACAATGACCTCACCAAAGCAACATACACGCAAAAATAAAGTCACCCACAATGATAATTGTTGTTGTGTTGATGAGAACGAACAATTGAGAGTACTTGTTattatgatgatgatgaaaaAATAAAGGAGATGAGGAATGAATGAGTAAAAAAGAATTGAGAAAAGAATAGCATGAGACAATGTGCACATTGTATGTATTGTGTTCAATTTTCTAGGGTTTGGTACATAGGTAGTGAAACGATACAgttaaacaaaaattaaaataaaatgatCAATATATGTCAGTATCCACTAACGACTCTTCATTTTctaatatattaattattttttataaaaaaacatataaaactatataattatatattatatatataagTTAAATAATATGGTCGGGGAATCAATAGGGCGAAGGGTACTTCCTCGATCCCCACCTGAAGTGTCATCGGAGGAACTTTTCCCTCCATCCCTGTCTCCATGGAGGGAAAAATCTCTGACTTCGGATCTCCGAATAGATAAATCTCCATGGGGATCCCTGTTAGCAGATGCAAATTAATACCCCTTAAAGTATCGTCAACTAAAGAAAAGGATTGAAGTAAATAAAAAAGTGAAAATATTCTCATCGCAATAGAATCAAATGTTAAAAGCAACATTAAATGAACTGAATATTATGCAAGCTCGCATGTGATCATGTGCTTTAGTTACTTTTATTTGTTTAGGATCATTAATTTGTAATATTAAGTGTGGGTACGCGCAAAGTACTAAGATAATGCATACATACTCATAACTTTTTCTAAGtttcatttattttcaaaatattcttaAAAACAGTTTTATGAAAAGAATAGTCGATTATGTTAGGAAGTAAAAATTCGCTCTCTAACCGATTAAGACACTTGTCTAGTCGATAATGGAGTGAACTCACCCAATAATCCATTAAGATGCTTTCTAATCGATTAGGTCTCGAATCTGAAAAATTCTTTCCTAATTTGGTAGCTCATAATCGATTAGAGTCGCTGTCTAATAGATTATGATGCAAATTTGCTCAAAATTGTTTCGTTTCTTgatcaatttttttaatatataagGAGAATTTGTGTTCCCTTCAAAACAAATAAGAAATATGAAATATTACTCTTGCTCTTACTCTCACTCTCTTCTTAGAAACTTCATATACACTTATAATTATTTAGTTCATTGAGAGCGAAACACTTGGTAAGAGTTGGGATTGTGTAATTTCTAATTATATCAGATTGGGTGGTAATTATGAATCAAAAGAGTGATATTCTCTTGTAGCTTTGAATTAATAATAAAAAGTTACAAGTGAAACCGGGGTAAAAGTTTGGTGAAGGTTGTGGGTTGATCCAATGGTAAAAGTTTTGTTGGGAGTGAAAATCTTAAGGGAAAATAATTGCGGACTGGAGTAGGCCGCGCAATTTAAGGCGAAATCAATATAAATTCAAATGTTTCTTTTCTTTCCCATATTGCTTTACTTATTTTTTCTTCTTCTGTGCTTAATACCTGCTTCATCTCTTTTATTAACATCAATCAAGTAAAATCAttaattttctttaaaaatttgaaaatattttttttatcacAATTCATCTCTTTTTGTGTTTGTGGTCACTTTCAACAAATGACATAAGAATCCAACTTCTGTTTAAAGATTGTCTTAGGAGGTAGAATGACTTCAAATGATTCCCTAAACAAACACACATCTTTCAATGGTGAGGGATATGTTTATTTGagaaagaaaaacaaaaatatttaCGGAATTGATGGATTGTGATATTTGAGATTCTACTAAAAGGATCCATTTGTTTACCATCATCGAGTTAATGATATAACGAGAATTAAACCAaaaaatttatggaaaaaaagGATAAACAAAAAATGTTATACAGTTTGAAAGTTAAAGCTATCATCATTATTTTTTTAGGAATGAATGGGTTTTTATGTATTTCACACTGTAATAATACTGCTAAGGAAATGTGGGACATCCTTCAAATTTCGCATGAATATCAAAAAGAGGACAAAACCAACATCTGTCTCATAGAAAATCAAGAATAAAATGAAGTAAACAATGTTAAATCTAAATTTTTGTATGATGAACTTTTCTCTATTCATATGAACTTAAATGATGAAACAAGCAAGTTAAAAAAATTATTCTATTTAAAGAATATTTCTTCTCTTGAAATATAAAATGAAAGTTTAATCAAAGAAATATAACTTCTCAGAGAGAGACACACTTGGTAAATGATAAATATTTCAAGTGTGCTTAATGCAAgattttagaaaataaaattgAAGACTTGAATGATACACTTGGTAAATTTACCAAAGTGAGAGAGAACTTAAATATCATTCTAGAATATCAAAGAGCAA includes:
- the LOC127076353 gene encoding disease resistance-like protein DSC1 translates to MSTSHKKYDVFISFRGEDTRTNFTAQLHQALTYRNIEAYIDYNLIKGHEVGPALAKAIQDSHLSIVVFSQNYATSKWCLDELLHILHCRELHGQVVIPVFCDVDPSHVRHQKESYQIAFAKYQREFAKNRKSHLDKVSEWRAALTLAADISGWDSRKYRDYSQVIDNVVEDVLQKLSLMYPNELKNLVKVDEDNERIELLLKTIPRIGIWGMSGIGKTTIAIQMFAKNFAHYDNVCFLEKISEESEKFGQMYVRNKLLSKLLKREITASDVHGQHTFIKRRLGGKKSFIVLDDVDNATQLDDLCGILDDLGPNSRLIITTRDRHMLSGRVDEIYEVTPWKLKDSLKLFSLGAFKQSHPREGYEHISERAVQYAGGVPLALKVLGLHFDSKKPKFWESELNDYETNGEAFPDIQKVLKLSYNGLSWREKEMFLDIAFFFKDEDKDFVTRILNAFGFNATSGVEILEDKALISISNSNRIQIHGLLQKMAFDIVRQEHNKDPGKRSRLRDAKDICDVLGKNKGSDAVEGIIFDLSQKLDLNVQAETFNLMTKLRFLKFHVPSGKKKLGTVHLPKNIMPFFDKLTYLEWNGYPLKSLPQPFRADQLIQICLPNSNIEHLWFGMQELVNLEAVDLSECKELIDLPDLSRALKLKQLRLSGCENLSEVQASSFSKDTLDTLLLDRCTKLQSLMGEKHLTSLANFSVKGCLSLKEFSLSSDSIRRLDLSNTGIEILHPSIGGMNKLYSLNLEGLNLTNLPIELSRLRSLTELRVSKCSVVTKSKLKALFDGLGSLTLLHLKDCCNLFELPANISSLSSLHELKLDGSSVEGLPASIMYLSELEVQSLDNCSKLRCLPELPSSIKEFQADNCTSLMTVSTLKTFSINMIGQKKYISFQNSIKMEFDGPSLARITEDAMFTMKSAAFHNVLVRVYRYQTHSYNYNSAGVCLPGHRVPSQFKHRSTKYSSVTINISNSVGFIFSVVVTPSKITQHEYFVGILCQCYSEDGRREVGYKSSWNHKPVSNLNMDHVFVWYDPYHSDSILGRDEQKLSFKFHITTYTSSGRELGGLVSIKECGVCPIYYSESKRVLGTGNLDKGLELELYQEIEFERLGEGYDEGEGIDIESNEIGDDKEGIYIQNQKLDLNENCYRPYDCLIVSKDVQAHDNPQEKENLKDDDNSKETMKSEILHNSTSLKSGEETETSSNKRKQFEKEEDSTGGSSDVELSINKVIKVIPVKDVPNKLNPNSSMAAESSSSKPSSSEGPLRRIEEDSSKLKKCSTSECSPVDYSEYKRILEEDPLEILEKLLSDELGRSSQASHSSTQAEATEIRKESIETLLDELRQLAFSRNLLKNLPNDVTLEEEVKALLLKLNFRANELSEKQSSGIADFTTIFNEATVNIDEGKRSNVTLQQLNVDHKDSISKLQASKIKIRKFEESIIAGEDKIKAMDIEIEDIKAQIFLLEEKARKVQQEKSQLEDACWKCKEKRSEILEEAKYVASKTIQTREKIDNVKKKKLELDSNYDVLEGHYAIMRLSPPF